From the Prochlorococcus marinus str. AS9601 genome, the window TTTCTGGGATCCATTTTGCTTTTTTTGCAACTTGAAAAACTCCAGCAAAATGATTTGCTTGCCCATGATCAGTTACATAAATAATTCTTGAAGCATCATCTCCATTAGGAGGTTTATTGAATCTGTATCTTATAGCAGCAAGATCTGTAGTGGCATAATTAAAACCCCCATCTTTTTTTTGAATAATTAGCGGTAAAGGTTTGCCTTCTTTATTAGTCATCCCATCTAAAAATACACATTTTGCTCCTTGATCTTCTACTAATATTTTTTCTAAATTCAAATCATCAATAACTGATTTTAAGAAGGGATTATAAAAAGATTCACCTCTTTCTTCTATTTTTATTTTTAAATTTTTATAGATTTCATCAAATTCTTTCCTTGATTGATCACATAATAATTTCCAAGCTTTAATCGATTTAATATCTCCACTTTGTAACTTAACTACTTCTTCTCTAGATCTTTTTTGGAATTCAGATTCGTTATCAAATCTTTTTTTTGATTCTTTATAAAATTCAACTAAATCACTTATTTTGATCTTTCCTATTTCTTCTAGATCATTTGAATATAAATCTTTGAGCTGAGTAATAAGCATGCCAAATTGTGTTCCCCAATCACCAACATGATTGAGTCTTAATACTTCATAACCTCTTAACTCGAAAATTCTAGATATTGAGTCACCTATTATTGTTGATCTTAAATGCCCTACATGCATTTCTTTAGCAATATTAGGGCTAGAAAAATCTACAATAACTTTATTGGATAAACCACTTTCTAAATCTTTTCTAATTAGAGGTATGCCAGCCCTATTGCATTGAATATTTGACTTAATTTCATTTATTAGAACCTCATCTTTTAATTTTATATTTATAAATCCAGGTCCAGCTATTTCTAGACTCTTACATAATTTTGATATCCTTTTATTTTTATTTAAAAGGTTAATAAAATCATTAGAAATATCTCTTGGGTTCTTTTTATATATTTTAGATAAACTTAAACAAACATTACATTGATAATCACCAAATTCCTCTTTTGATGATTGTGTAATTAAATTTTTTCGAAGAATTTCGAATTCTCCTTTTTTATCATTATTTTCAAGACTATCTAAAAGAGATTGTTCAAATTGTTTTGTTAATTCTTTAAAAATGATTAGCATTAATTATTCAATTATTTATCTATATAGTTAATTAATATAACGCATACTCAAATCAATCCAATTACTTTTGGTGATTGAAGAACTTGTTGAAATCAAATCAATACCTTTTATTAGATATTTACTAATTTCTTCAGGGTTAATTCCAGAAACTTCTATTATCAAATTTTTATTTACTTCTTTTTTTAAGCTATTCATTGATAAATCTCTTAATTCTTGAACGTTTTTTTTGATTATTTCAGGGCTAAGTTCATCCAATAAGACACTATCTGCTCCTGCTAATACTGCTTCTTTTGCCTGTTCGATATTCTCAGCTTCAATTATGATATGAGTTGTAAAAGGCGAATTTATTCGAATTTTTTTTACTGCATTATTAAGATTATCTGTCCATGCAATGTGATTTTCTTTTATCATAGCTGCATCGTATAATCCCATTCTATGATTGACTCCACCTCCGCATTTGAATGCATATTTTTCAAATATTCTTAAGCCAGGAGTCGTTTTCCTAGTATCTGCTAATTTTATATTTGTACCTTCTAACTTATTTACAAGATTCTTTGTGTATGTTGATATTCCAGATAAATGCATTGCTATATTTAAGCTTATTCTTTCACTAGCTAGCAAACTTTTTGAAGGCCCATATATTTCTAAGAGTTTTTGATCTTTAACAAATTGATCTCCATCAGAGATATTAAATTTTGGACTGATTTTTAAATCAATTTTTCTAAAAATTTCTTTTATAATTTCAACCCCGCAGAATATACCCTCTTCTTTTGCAATCCAATATGCATTACCATTCTCTTCTGTAATAGAGGAACTTGTAAGATCTCCCCTACCTATATCTTCATCGATCCAATTATCAATGATTTTACTTATTATTGGAGTATTTAAATCCACTAAACTAATAAATAATTAATTAATAAAAATTAAACTGAAGTTAGAGAATCAACTATATATCACTATGTAATTTAACTCAAATTTATTTACCAATACAAAACTTAGAAAAAATATTATCTAGAAGTTCCTCTGTTAATTCTTGACCAGTTATTTTAGATAAGTTTTGAATTCCATCTCTCAGCTCAATTGATAACAAATCAAATGGTAATTTATTTTCAATTATTTCATCAGTATCATTTAAATTAGATAAGCAAGCAGACAAATTTGTTAGATGTCTATCGTTTAAAAATATATTGATATTTTCTACTTGTTTTAATCCGCATTTTTTTATAATTGTGTCTATTAATAATCTTTCACCATCATTATTCTTAATACTCATAAGAATTGTGTGTTTTAACTCATTTGAATTAATATTTTTGCAATCAATTAAATCTTTTTTATTGCCCAAAATAGTAATTAATTTTTCTTTGGGAATTTCTTGTATTATTTTTTTGTCTTCTTCATTAAATCCTTCTTCAAGACTATAAATATAAATTATAAAATCTGACTCTTTTATTTTCCCAAAACTTTTTTTAATTCCAATACTTTCAATTTGTTCATGAGTTTCTCTTATGCCAGCAGTATCAATTATTTTCATTGGAATATCATTAATAGTTAAATTAACTTCAATAACATCTCTAGTTGTTCCAGGAATATTAGTTACGATTGCTTTCTCTTTTTTCGCAAGCAAATTTAATAAAGAGCTTTTGCCAACATTTGTTTTTCCTATAAGCGCAATGGATATTCCATTGTGAATATATGAATTTCTTTTTGCATTTTCTATTAGTAATTCTATTTTTTCTTTGACTTTTTTAATGTTTTTTAGATATTTGGTGTAATCAAAATCTGTGAAGTCTTCTTCAAAATCAACTCTCGCTTCTATTTCGCAAAGTTGATTTATAAGGTCATTTTTAATATCATCAATTTTTTTCTTTATTTCTCCTTGAACCCCGC encodes:
- the argS gene encoding arginine--tRNA ligase; the protein is MLIIFKELTKQFEQSLLDSLENNDKKGEFEILRKNLITQSSKEEFGDYQCNVCLSLSKIYKKNPRDISNDFINLLNKNKRISKLCKSLEIAGPGFINIKLKDEVLINEIKSNIQCNRAGIPLIRKDLESGLSNKVIVDFSSPNIAKEMHVGHLRSTIIGDSISRIFELRGYEVLRLNHVGDWGTQFGMLITQLKDLYSNDLEEIGKIKISDLVEFYKESKKRFDNESEFQKRSREEVVKLQSGDIKSIKAWKLLCDQSRKEFDEIYKNLKIKIEERGESFYNPFLKSVIDDLNLEKILVEDQGAKCVFLDGMTNKEGKPLPLIIQKKDGGFNYATTDLAAIRYRFNKPPNGDDASRIIYVTDHGQANHFAGVFQVAKKAKWIPENCQVDHVPFGLVQGIDGKKLKTREGKTIRLKDLLNEAVRRAKEDLLKRLEDEDRYETEEFIANTSRIIGLGAVKYADLSQNRITNYQFSFDKMLSLNGNTAPYLLYTLVRILGIKRKNNFVYDSKDFQYVNYEHKSEWKLIRKLLKFDEVIISIEKDLMPNRLCNYLFELCQTFNRFYDQVPILKEEKNIKISRLNLCDLTAKTLKLSLEILGIETLERM
- the mnmE gene encoding tRNA uridine-5-carboxymethylaminomethyl(34) synthesis GTPase MnmE, with the translated sequence MDSIVTTEDTIAAIASAISIGKGGVAIIRVSGKDAINSCKKIVQTKSKYAWESHRVFRGFIQENKQNKFIDEVLILVMKSPNSFTGEDVVELHCHGGIIIVNKVLKILLSNNSRVRLANPGEFSQRAFLNGKIDLTQAESINQLINASNARSAELAFSGVQGEIKKKIDDIKNDLINQLCEIEARVDFEEDFTDFDYTKYLKNIKKVKEKIELLIENAKRNSYIHNGISIALIGKTNVGKSSLLNLLAKKEKAIVTNIPGTTRDVIEVNLTINDIPMKIIDTAGIRETHEQIESIGIKKSFGKIKESDFIIYIYSLEEGFNEEDKKIIQEIPKEKLITILGNKKDLIDCKNINSNELKHTILMSIKNNDGERLLIDTIIKKCGLKQVENINIFLNDRHLTNLSACLSNLNDTDEIIENKLPFDLLSIELRDGIQNLSKITGQELTEELLDNIFSKFCIGK
- the nadC gene encoding carboxylating nicotinate-nucleotide diphosphorylase encodes the protein MDLNTPIISKIIDNWIDEDIGRGDLTSSSITEENGNAYWIAKEEGIFCGVEIIKEIFRKIDLKISPKFNISDGDQFVKDQKLLEIYGPSKSLLASERISLNIAMHLSGISTYTKNLVNKLEGTNIKLADTRKTTPGLRIFEKYAFKCGGGVNHRMGLYDAAMIKENHIAWTDNLNNAVKKIRINSPFTTHIIIEAENIEQAKEAVLAGADSVLLDELSPEIIKKNVQELRDLSMNSLKKEVNKNLIIEVSGINPEEISKYLIKGIDLISTSSSITKSNWIDLSMRYIN